One window of the Populus trichocarpa isolate Nisqually-1 chromosome 9, P.trichocarpa_v4.1, whole genome shotgun sequence genome contains the following:
- the LOC7463322 gene encoding aquaporin TIP1-1, whose amino-acid sequence MPNLIVIDRIAIGTVAADFHPNAFKAALAEFISTLIFVFAGQGSTMAYNKLTSNAPTSPAGLIAVALAHAFGLFVAVATSANISGGHCNPAVTFGAFLGGNITLLRGILYWIAQLLGSTVACLLLKFATHYMTVSVFTLSSGVSVWNAFVFEIVMTFALVYTVYATAIDAKKGDVGVIAPLAIGFVLGANILAGGAFEGAALNPAVPFGPALVSWNWHHHWVYWAGPLIGGGLAGVVYELIFISHTHEPLAVVEY is encoded by the exons ATGCCTAATCTTATTGTGATCGACCGCATAGCGATCGGAACTGTAGCGGCTGACTTTCATCCTAATGCATTCAAGGCTGCGTTGGCTGAGTTCATCAGtactttaatttttgtgtttgctGGACAAGGGTCTACGATGGCGTACAACAAACTGACATCAAATGCACCAACATCCCCGGCTGGGCTGATTGCCGTGGCACTAGCACACGCATTCGGCTTATTTGTGGCAGTTGCTACCAGTGCCAACATCTCCGGAGGCCATTGCAACCCTGCTGTTACTTTTGGTGCTTTCCTTGGTGGCAACATTACTCTCCTCCGTGGGATTCTATATTGGATTGCACAACTCCTTGGTTCAACCGTGGCTTGCTTGCTTCTTAAGTTTGCCACTCATTACATG ACAGTCTCAGTATTCACTCTGTCCTCTGGGGTGAGTGTATGGAACGCAtttgtgtttgagattgtaatgACTTTTGCCCTAGTTTACACCGTATATGCAACAGCCATTGATGCAAAGAAAGGTGATGTGGGAGTCATTGCACCTCTAGCCATTGGCTTTGTACTGGGAGCTAACATTTTGGCTGGCGGAGCTTTTGAAGGAGCAGCCTTGAACCCCGCGGTGCCTTTCGGACCGGCTTTGGTGAGCTGGAACTGGCACCACCACTGGGTTTACTGGGCTGGACCTTTGATCGGAGGCGGGCTTGCCGGGGTTGTTTACGAGTTAATCTTCATCAGCCACACTCACGAGCCACTGGCCGTTGTAGAATATTAG